The following proteins come from a genomic window of Pseudomonadota bacterium:
- a CDS encoding PilZ domain-containing protein produces the protein MLKDDRRRNTRVAFKTTADVEFPGVSFENRDTMDLSMNGVFIIGLIDRTLGDKCKITLHLAGGVTDISFNMSGEVTRITKDGIALHFHEMDLDSFHHLKNIVYYNADDPDEINDEYIDRSLNT, from the coding sequence ATGTTGAAAGACGATCGTCGACGAAACACACGAGTAGCATTCAAGACCACCGCGGATGTCGAATTTCCCGGCGTATCTTTTGAGAACCGCGATACCATGGACCTGAGCATGAACGGGGTGTTCATCATCGGATTGATTGATCGCACTCTGGGCGACAAGTGCAAAATCACTCTGCACCTTGCCGGCGGGGTTACCGATATTTCATTCAATATGTCCGGTGAAGTAACCAGGATTACCAAGGACGGCATCGCTCTTCATTTCCATGAAATGGACCTGGACAGCTTTCACCATCTCAAAAATATTGTATATTACAACGCAGATGATCCCGATGAAATCAACGATGAATACATCGACCGCTCCCTGAACACCTAA